In one window of Hevea brasiliensis isolate MT/VB/25A 57/8 chromosome 10, ASM3005281v1, whole genome shotgun sequence DNA:
- the LOC110643675 gene encoding uncharacterized protein LOC110643675 isoform X1 has protein sequence MAPVLVLTHGDGASLRNLPKPSTNSFYRRPFKHTSSLNVPCRLLPPHSTNVLLSRFFRPSLLRVRSFQGEDADNFEVTEESLDGQNKGANEKIGNQKNNLSAEGNSFLLILAIAVGVAAIITITSIGLKWPSVGSFFGVQSLAESSTSSALASPPVGFTFKAFGYRIILPEYAPGWIYFWLLMAAGCGLFISEEALNIWVGITLSRMLSVDGTWQSFVESFSRNAPYIMSTVFWVYWGVCISDMIPFYLGKLFRESGATDDICSKLGIGEEKVSSITHTVQQYGNLAGIVERFSLGVRNPTAFLAGTLVSGHHLYKDCAWEIGYISGVFLCWSLLWWLDHPSTTAQLGIGFLLRERPVVALATVATVVGIWTIFPYAVAALTALFLYVRRRRST, from the exons ATGGCTCCAGTGTTGGTGTTAACACATGGCGATGGCGCTTCCTTAAGAAATCTCCCCAAACCATCAACTAATTCCTTCTACAGACGGCCATTCAAGCACACAAGCTCTCTCAATGTTCCTTGCAGGCTTTTACCACCGCATTCCACTAACGTTTTGCTTTCTCGCTTCTTTAGACCATCACTTCTCAG GGTCAGGAGCTTTCAGGGAGAAGATGCTGACAATTTTGAAGTTACAGAAGAAAGTTTGGATGGACAAAATAAGGGTGCCAATGAGAAAATCGGAAATCAGAAAAATAATCTTAGTGCTGAGGGAAATTCGTTTCTATTAATATTAGCAATTGCTGTGGGCGTAGCTGCTATAATTACAATTACATCAATTGGTCTCAAATGGCCTAGTGTTGGGTcattctttggtgttcaatctcTGGCTGAAAGTTCAACATCTTCTGCCCTTGCTTCGCCCCCTGTGGGTTTCACTTTCAAAGCTTTTGGATACAGAATCATACTTCCTGAATATGCACCAGG GTGGATATATTTTTGGTTGCTCATGGCTGCTGGTTGTGGACTATTCATCAGTGAGGAGGCTTTAAATATTTGG GTTGGCATAACCTTATCGCGGATGCTGTCAGTGGATGGAACATGGCAATCTTTTGTTGAGTCGTTCTCCAGAAATGCTCCATACATAATGTCTACAGTATTCTGGGTGTACTG GGGAGTCTGTATCAGTGATATGATACCATTCTACCTTGGGAAGCTTTTCAGGGAAAGCGGGGCAACTGATGATATTTGTTCAAAG CTAGGGATTGGTGAAGAGAAGGTATCGAGCATTACACATACTGTGCAACAATATGGAAATCTTGCAGGCATTG TGGAGCGGTTTTCACTTGGAGTAAGAAATCCTACAGCTTTCCTAGCAGGGACGCTGGTTAGTGGTCATCATTTGTATAAAGACTGCGCTTGGGAAATTG GGTATATCTCCGGAGTTTTTCTTTGCTGGAGTTTGCTGTGGTGGCTTGATCACCCTTCCACTACAG CTCAGCTAGGTATTGGATTTCTATTGAGGGAACGCCCGGTGGTTGCCCTTGCCACTGTTGCCACAGTAGTG GGCATTTGGACCATATTTCCATATGCTGTGGCTGCTTTGACAGCATTATTCCTTTACGTTAGACGCCGCCGCTCTACGTAG
- the LOC110643675 gene encoding uncharacterized protein LOC110643675 isoform X3, whose amino-acid sequence MAPVLVLTHGDGASLRNLPKPSTNSFYRRPFKHTSSLNVPCRLLPPHSTNVLLSRFFRPSLLRVRSFQGEDADNFEVTEESLDGQNKGANEKIGNQKNNLSAEGNSFLLILAIAVGVAAIITITSIGLKWPSVGSFFGVQSLAESSTSSALASPPVGFTFKAFGYRIILPEYAPGWIYFWLLMAAGCGLFISEEALNIWVGITLSRMLSVDGTWQSFVESFSRNAPYIMSTVFWVYWGVCISDMIPFYLGKLFRESGATDDICSKLGIGEEKVSSITHTVQQYGNLAGIVERFSLGVRNPTAFLAGTLGISPEFFFAGVCCGGLITLPLQLGIGFLLRERPVVALATVATVVGIWTIFPYAVAALTALFLYVRRRRST is encoded by the exons ATGGCTCCAGTGTTGGTGTTAACACATGGCGATGGCGCTTCCTTAAGAAATCTCCCCAAACCATCAACTAATTCCTTCTACAGACGGCCATTCAAGCACACAAGCTCTCTCAATGTTCCTTGCAGGCTTTTACCACCGCATTCCACTAACGTTTTGCTTTCTCGCTTCTTTAGACCATCACTTCTCAG GGTCAGGAGCTTTCAGGGAGAAGATGCTGACAATTTTGAAGTTACAGAAGAAAGTTTGGATGGACAAAATAAGGGTGCCAATGAGAAAATCGGAAATCAGAAAAATAATCTTAGTGCTGAGGGAAATTCGTTTCTATTAATATTAGCAATTGCTGTGGGCGTAGCTGCTATAATTACAATTACATCAATTGGTCTCAAATGGCCTAGTGTTGGGTcattctttggtgttcaatctcTGGCTGAAAGTTCAACATCTTCTGCCCTTGCTTCGCCCCCTGTGGGTTTCACTTTCAAAGCTTTTGGATACAGAATCATACTTCCTGAATATGCACCAGG GTGGATATATTTTTGGTTGCTCATGGCTGCTGGTTGTGGACTATTCATCAGTGAGGAGGCTTTAAATATTTGG GTTGGCATAACCTTATCGCGGATGCTGTCAGTGGATGGAACATGGCAATCTTTTGTTGAGTCGTTCTCCAGAAATGCTCCATACATAATGTCTACAGTATTCTGGGTGTACTG GGGAGTCTGTATCAGTGATATGATACCATTCTACCTTGGGAAGCTTTTCAGGGAAAGCGGGGCAACTGATGATATTTGTTCAAAG CTAGGGATTGGTGAAGAGAAGGTATCGAGCATTACACATACTGTGCAACAATATGGAAATCTTGCAGGCATTG TGGAGCGGTTTTCACTTGGAGTAAGAAATCCTACAGCTTTCCTAGCAGGGACGCTG GGTATATCTCCGGAGTTTTTCTTTGCTGGAGTTTGCTGTGGTGGCTTGATCACCCTTCCACTACAG CTAGGTATTGGATTTCTATTGAGGGAACGCCCGGTGGTTGCCCTTGCCACTGTTGCCACAGTAGTG GGCATTTGGACCATATTTCCATATGCTGTGGCTGCTTTGACAGCATTATTCCTTTACGTTAGACGCCGCCGCTCTACGTAG
- the LOC110643675 gene encoding uncharacterized protein LOC110643675 isoform X2, which produces MAPVLVLTHGDGASLRNLPKPSTNSFYRRPFKHTSSLNVPCRLLPPHSTNVLLSRFFRPSLLRVRSFQGEDADNFEVTEESLDGQNKGANEKIGNQKNNLSAEGNSFLLILAIAVGVAAIITITSIGLKWPSVGSFFGVQSLAESSTSSALASPPVGFTFKAFGYRIILPEYAPGWIYFWLLMAAGCGLFISEEALNIWVGITLSRMLSVDGTWQSFVESFSRNAPYIMSTVFWVYWGVCISDMIPFYLGKLFRESGATDDICSKLGIGEEKVSSITHTVQQYGNLAGIVERFSLGVRNPTAFLAGTLVSGHHLYKDCAWEIGYISGVFLCWSLLWWLDHPSTTARYWISIEGTPGGCPCHCCHSSGHLDHISICCGCFDSIIPLR; this is translated from the exons ATGGCTCCAGTGTTGGTGTTAACACATGGCGATGGCGCTTCCTTAAGAAATCTCCCCAAACCATCAACTAATTCCTTCTACAGACGGCCATTCAAGCACACAAGCTCTCTCAATGTTCCTTGCAGGCTTTTACCACCGCATTCCACTAACGTTTTGCTTTCTCGCTTCTTTAGACCATCACTTCTCAG GGTCAGGAGCTTTCAGGGAGAAGATGCTGACAATTTTGAAGTTACAGAAGAAAGTTTGGATGGACAAAATAAGGGTGCCAATGAGAAAATCGGAAATCAGAAAAATAATCTTAGTGCTGAGGGAAATTCGTTTCTATTAATATTAGCAATTGCTGTGGGCGTAGCTGCTATAATTACAATTACATCAATTGGTCTCAAATGGCCTAGTGTTGGGTcattctttggtgttcaatctcTGGCTGAAAGTTCAACATCTTCTGCCCTTGCTTCGCCCCCTGTGGGTTTCACTTTCAAAGCTTTTGGATACAGAATCATACTTCCTGAATATGCACCAGG GTGGATATATTTTTGGTTGCTCATGGCTGCTGGTTGTGGACTATTCATCAGTGAGGAGGCTTTAAATATTTGG GTTGGCATAACCTTATCGCGGATGCTGTCAGTGGATGGAACATGGCAATCTTTTGTTGAGTCGTTCTCCAGAAATGCTCCATACATAATGTCTACAGTATTCTGGGTGTACTG GGGAGTCTGTATCAGTGATATGATACCATTCTACCTTGGGAAGCTTTTCAGGGAAAGCGGGGCAACTGATGATATTTGTTCAAAG CTAGGGATTGGTGAAGAGAAGGTATCGAGCATTACACATACTGTGCAACAATATGGAAATCTTGCAGGCATTG TGGAGCGGTTTTCACTTGGAGTAAGAAATCCTACAGCTTTCCTAGCAGGGACGCTGGTTAGTGGTCATCATTTGTATAAAGACTGCGCTTGGGAAATTG GGTATATCTCCGGAGTTTTTCTTTGCTGGAGTTTGCTGTGGTGGCTTGATCACCCTTCCACTACAG CTAGGTATTGGATTTCTATTGAGGGAACGCCCGGTGGTTGCCCTTGCCACTGTTGCCACAGTAGTG GGCATTTGGACCATATTTCCATATGCTGTGGCTGCTTTGACAGCATTATTCCTTTACGTTAG
- the LOC110643662 gene encoding uncharacterized protein LOC110643662 — MIQLLFLVLFAEGVVAFLLLVKIGPLRELVIKSLDQLKMGKGPATVKTIAGTMSVILLSSLMSIIKIQNKGAKLGTMSPMDQVLWRTHLLEASLMGFTLFLGFIIDRMHHYLSKLIELRSSIGSSKEEVERLQKEKTELKGKEETASKEIKVLKEQISNLSENLKNLKSENEEKDKQIETAEAHVVSLQKQSADLLLEYDRLLEDNQNLQAQGLGYKS; from the exons ATGATTCAGTTGTTATTCTTAGTTCTCTTTGCTGAGGGAGTTGTGGCATTCTTATTACTGGTAAAGATTGGTCCCTTGAGAGAGTTAGTGATAAAGAGTTTGGATCAGCTGAAGATGGGAAAGGGTCCAGCTACGGTCAAGACCATTGCTGGTACTATGTCTGTGATTCTCCTTTCAAGCCTTATGAGTATTATTAAGATCCAAAACAAGGGTGCAAAGCTTGGCACCATGTCACCCATGGATCAGGTTCTATGGAGAACCCACTTGCTAGAGGCATCACTCATGG GTTTTACACTATTTCTTGGCTTCATAATTGATCGTATGCACCACTATCTTTCAAAACTTATTGAGTTGAGAAGCAGCATTGGATCTTCAAAAGAGGAAGTTGAAAGGCTTCAGAAAGAAAAAACGGAGCTTAAAGGGAAGGAAGAGACAGCTTCCAAGGAAATAAAAGTACTAAAGGAACAAATTTCTAATCTATCAGAGAATTTGAAAAACCTGAAGTCGGAAAATGAGGAGAAAGACAAGCAGATTGAAACTGCCGAAGCCCATGTTGTTTCCCTTCAGAAACAATCTGCTGACCTATTACTAGAATATGACCGTTTGTTAGAAGACAACCAAAATCTTCAGGCTCAAGGTCTGGGATACAAGAGCTGA